One Acidimicrobiia bacterium genomic window carries:
- a CDS encoding VOC family protein — translation MPAFQGNDIPLLAAVTIDCRSLGLADFWASLLSVEITHRDEQWAFLAYAPDRKVTVWFQKVPEDKTVKNRVHLDLAVADLEATESRILSMGGRKLASQTWDEYSWITFADPEGNEFDIMRVEA, via the coding sequence GTGCCCGCGTTTCAAGGCAACGACATACCGCTTCTCGCCGCGGTCACCATCGATTGCCGCAGTCTTGGGCTGGCAGACTTCTGGGCATCGTTGTTGTCCGTGGAGATAACCCACCGGGACGAGCAGTGGGCATTCCTGGCCTACGCTCCGGATCGCAAGGTGACGGTCTGGTTTCAGAAGGTTCCCGAGGACAAGACCGTCAAGAACCGGGTGCACCTGGACCTGGCCGTCGCCGATCTCGAGGCCACAGAATCCCGGATCCTCTCGATGGGCGGCCGCAAGCTCGCTTCTCAAACGTGGGACGAGTATTCATGGATCACATTCGCAGATCCCGAGGGAAACGAGTTCGACATAATGCGGGTGGAAGCCTGA
- a CDS encoding cytochrome C oxidase subunit IV family protein, with product MAGAQTKAHPSPKQYVQIAVLLAVLTAVEVALYYIEEAGVSEIVVYPTLIILAILKFVIVVAFYMHTRYEKGIISRFFTVGFVGALMLYTVVLGTFGVLSAIGG from the coding sequence ATGGCAGGGGCACAGACCAAAGCGCATCCATCTCCCAAACAGTACGTACAGATAGCAGTCCTGCTGGCGGTCCTCACCGCCGTCGAAGTCGCCCTCTATTACATAGAAGAAGCAGGTGTTTCGGAAATCGTCGTCTATCCGACTCTGATCATCCTGGCGATCCTGAAGTTCGTCATCGTCGTCGCCTTCTACATGCATACCCGCTACGAGAAGGGGATCATCAGCCGCTTCTTCACCGTGGGTTTCGTCGGGGCGCTGATGCTCTATACGGTGGTGCTCGGCACCTTCGGGGTGTTGTCCGCCATCGGCGGTTGA
- a CDS encoding heme-copper oxidase subunit III — protein MSDVAHEEHVHESTGVETRKLAMWVFLSSEFMFFGALITNYLLFKGRVGYTAPYPAEIFDIPFTSVSSFVLLMSSLTMVLADHAIHRDDQRSTRTWLIATALLGMVFLAGQAYEFTTFVVDEGMKISTNPAASAFFTLTGFHGTHVLVGVIMLLTLVGISFRKGRLSTATGLNLENVALYWHFVDIIWIVIFTVVYLIK, from the coding sequence ATGAGCGATGTCGCTCACGAAGAGCATGTGCACGAGAGCACCGGCGTTGAAACCAGAAAACTCGCCATGTGGGTCTTCCTGTCGAGCGAGTTCATGTTCTTCGGGGCCCTCATCACCAACTACCTGCTGTTCAAGGGGCGGGTCGGATACACGGCGCCCTACCCGGCCGAGATCTTCGACATCCCGTTCACGTCGGTCAGTTCGTTCGTGCTGCTGATGAGTTCATTGACGATGGTCCTCGCCGACCACGCCATCCACCGCGATGACCAGCGCTCCACCAGAACGTGGCTCATCGCCACCGCCCTGCTCGGCATGGTGTTCCTGGCCGGGCAAGCCTATGAGTTCACGACCTTCGTAGTGGATGAAGGCATGAAGATCTCCACCAACCCCGCAGCATCGGCTTTCTTCACGCTCACCGGGTTCCACGGCACACATGTGCTGGTGGGAGTGATCATGCTGCTCACCCTGGTCGGCATCTCGTTCCGCAAGGGGCGACTGTCGACCGCGACCGGCCTCAATCTCGAGAACGTTGCGCTCTACTGGCACTTCGTCGACATAATCTGGATCGTGATCTTCACGGTCGTCTACCTGATCAAGTAG
- the ctaD gene encoding cytochrome c oxidase subunit I, translated as MATPASPASTIFRRPRQTSGWMSWITTVDHKKIGIMYGYSAFIFFILGGLEALILRLQLAGPDGTVLDAAEYNAMFTMHGTTMVFLFVMPVGAAFFNYLLPLMIGARDVAFPRMNALSFWIFIFGGIFLYSSFLFGTTGPPSGGNLPGGATDASWLGSTINGGWFMYQPNAGPRFSTGTVLDYGAIGLQILGLASLISAVNFIATILNMRAKGMKLLRMPVFIWMTLVVAFLLLFSLPIIAVALFMVTFDRQLGTLFFDTFQGGDAVLWQHLFWLFGHPEVYILILPAMGIVSETLPVFSRKPLFGYPAVVFAGAAIGFLGFGVWAHHMFSSGITPVAQAAFGLATMTIAVPTGIKIFNWLGTMWMGKIKFTTPMLFSLGFVALFVIGGLSGVTHSIVPADWQQTDTYYIVAHFHYVLFGGAIFGIFAGLYYWFPKLTGRMMSEKLGKLHFWLMFIGMNLTFGPMHWLGLQGMVRRTWKYPAEYNFGTWNMVVTVGAFIIASSILVFMLNWTKSKRRGVEAGMDPWDARTIEWSIPNPTPEWNFGVNPDVHSLDDWWHRKYDEDEDGRPVRRPDADSTIALFHDQGVNPPAPIHLPTPSYFPFFAGASFLAVGYGVIYHTRGWGLPLLIFGVVLLLSSLIGWSLEPLEEEHEEVHA; from the coding sequence ATGGCGACCCCGGCATCTCCCGCGTCGACCATCTTCCGCCGGCCCAGGCAAACCTCCGGGTGGATGAGCTGGATCACGACGGTCGATCACAAGAAGATCGGAATCATGTACGGCTATTCGGCCTTCATCTTCTTCATCCTCGGAGGTCTCGAGGCCCTGATTCTCAGGCTGCAGCTGGCGGGCCCCGACGGAACAGTTCTCGATGCGGCCGAATACAACGCCATGTTCACGATGCATGGAACCACCATGGTGTTCCTGTTCGTGATGCCGGTCGGCGCGGCGTTCTTCAACTACCTGTTGCCTCTGATGATCGGAGCGCGGGACGTTGCGTTCCCGCGCATGAACGCACTCAGCTTCTGGATATTCATCTTCGGCGGAATCTTCCTCTACTCGTCGTTCCTGTTCGGCACGACCGGACCCCCCTCGGGCGGCAACCTCCCCGGCGGCGCCACCGATGCTTCCTGGCTCGGCAGCACGATCAACGGCGGGTGGTTCATGTACCAGCCCAACGCCGGACCGCGCTTCTCGACCGGCACGGTCCTCGACTACGGGGCAATCGGACTTCAGATCCTCGGCCTGGCGTCGCTGATTTCGGCCGTCAACTTCATTGCGACGATCCTGAACATGCGAGCCAAGGGCATGAAGCTCCTGCGCATGCCCGTGTTCATCTGGATGACGCTGGTCGTCGCCTTCCTCCTCCTCTTCTCCTTGCCGATCATCGCCGTGGCTCTCTTCATGGTCACCTTCGACCGTCAGTTGGGAACGCTCTTCTTCGACACGTTCCAGGGGGGTGATGCCGTTCTCTGGCAACATCTCTTCTGGCTGTTCGGCCATCCCGAGGTCTACATCCTGATCCTCCCGGCGATGGGCATCGTTTCGGAGACCCTGCCCGTCTTTTCTCGCAAGCCTCTGTTCGGCTATCCGGCCGTGGTCTTCGCCGGTGCCGCGATCGGCTTCCTCGGATTCGGTGTGTGGGCTCACCACATGTTCTCCTCCGGTATCACGCCGGTAGCCCAGGCGGCATTCGGACTGGCAACGATGACGATCGCGGTGCCGACCGGCATCAAGATCTTCAACTGGCTGGGAACGATGTGGATGGGGAAGATCAAGTTCACCACTCCGATGCTGTTCTCACTCGGATTCGTTGCCCTGTTCGTTATCGGCGGACTGTCCGGGGTGACCCACTCGATCGTTCCGGCCGACTGGCAGCAGACGGACACCTATTACATCGTTGCGCACTTCCACTATGTGCTGTTCGGAGGCGCCATCTTCGGGATCTTCGCCGGGCTCTACTACTGGTTCCCGAAACTCACCGGCCGCATGATGTCCGAGAAGCTCGGCAAGCTGCATTTCTGGCTCATGTTCATCGGAATGAACCTGACCTTCGGTCCGATGCACTGGTTGGGACTGCAGGGCATGGTGCGGAGGACCTGGAAATACCCGGCGGAGTACAACTTCGGAACCTGGAACATGGTGGTGACGGTCGGTGCCTTCATCATCGCCTCGTCGATCCTCGTGTTCATGCTGAACTGGACCAAGTCGAAGCGGAGAGGTGTCGAAGCCGGGATGGACCCATGGGACGCCCGCACGATCGAATGGAGTATCCCCAACCCCACCCCCGAGTGGAACTTCGGCGTTAACCCCGACGTGCATTCGCTCGATGACTGGTGGCACCGCAAGTACGACGAGGATGAGGACGGTCGTCCGGTGCGCAGGCCGGATGCCGATTCCACGATCGCCCTGTTCCACGATCAGGGCGTGAACCCGCCGGCACCTATCCACCTGCCGACGCCTTCGTACTTCCCGTTCTTCGCAGGCGCATCGTTCCTCGCCGTCGGATATGGAGTCATCTATCACACTCGGGGCTGGGGACTGCCTCTCTTGATCTTCGGCGTCGTTCTCTTGCTCTCCTCGCTGATCGGCTGGTCACTCGAACCACTCGAAGAGGAACACGAGGAGGTGCACGCATGA
- the coxB gene encoding cytochrome c oxidase subunit II, whose protein sequence is MWLKLALSASLILGLTSCIADSPLDALDPQGPAARQIDELSNPVFLIAGIILAIVLGGMLFAIIRYRDHGQAEPRQIHGNAVLEVVWTAIPIMLLAGLAVPTVQTIFDLTECSDDAMEVDVIGHQWWFEYRYPVEGITTANVMVIPAGEEICLNMTSEDVLHNFWIPKLNGKRYLVPGQQTVLTLEADQPGEYWGQCGEFCGLSHALMRARVRAVDVEDYDAWVARMQQPAELPDAGRNPEERLAEAGLDQFKGICSTCHVIDGVNQLDNPIGPNLTHFADPYRNVFAGASLERTEEELADWLADPPTIKPGSFMPNLNLTADEIDELVAFLQSLDPTKEN, encoded by the coding sequence ATGTGGCTGAAGCTCGCTCTCTCTGCGAGTCTCATTCTCGGCCTGACTTCTTGCATTGCCGACTCACCTCTCGATGCGCTGGACCCGCAGGGGCCGGCCGCCCGGCAGATCGATGAGCTCTCCAACCCGGTCTTCCTGATCGCCGGCATCATCCTCGCCATCGTCCTGGGCGGCATGCTCTTCGCCATCATCCGCTACCGCGATCACGGCCAGGCAGAGCCGAGGCAAATCCACGGCAACGCGGTGCTCGAGGTGGTCTGGACCGCCATTCCGATCATGCTGCTGGCCGGACTCGCAGTGCCGACCGTGCAGACGATCTTCGACCTCACCGAGTGTTCCGACGACGCCATGGAGGTTGACGTCATCGGCCATCAGTGGTGGTTCGAATACCGGTATCCCGTGGAAGGCATAACGACGGCCAACGTCATGGTGATTCCGGCCGGCGAAGAGATCTGCCTCAACATGACCTCCGAGGACGTACTTCACAACTTCTGGATTCCGAAACTGAACGGCAAGCGCTACCTCGTGCCCGGCCAGCAGACCGTCTTGACGCTGGAGGCCGATCAACCCGGCGAGTACTGGGGACAATGCGGAGAGTTCTGCGGGTTGTCCCATGCCCTCATGCGGGCCCGGGTGCGCGCCGTCGACGTCGAGGACTACGACGCCTGGGTTGCCAGAATGCAGCAGCCCGCCGAACTCCCCGACGCAGGGAGGAACCCGGAGGAACGTCTGGCAGAAGCGGGTTTGGATCAGTTCAAGGGGATCTGCAGCACCTGTCACGTGATCGACGGCGTGAACCAGCTCGACAACCCGATCGGGCCAAACCTCACTCACTTCGCCGATCCCTACCGAAATGTCTTCGCGGGCGCCTCACTCGAGCGAACGGAAGAGGAACTCGCCGATTGGCTGGCCGACCCCCCAACCATCAAGCCCGGCTCTTTCATGCCGAACCTGAACCTGACTGCCGATGAAATCGATGAGCTGGTGGCGTTTCTGCAGAGCCTCGATCCGACGAAGGAGAACTGA
- a CDS encoding heme o synthase — MDSPSVSFTDPDAHRSGWRDIIGAYIGLTKPRIIELLLITTVPAMVLAARGWPGTWLVFATLIGGTLSAGGANTLNNYIDRDIDRQMKRTSRRPLPRHRVDPHSALWFGIVLGVAGFFVLWATSNLLAASISTAALLFYVFVYSLTLKRMTPQNIVIGGAAGAAPVLVGWAAVTGTLDLSAWILFAIVFYWTPPHFWALALRYRDDYAAVEVPMLPVIVGPRKTAQQIIAYSAVLVFVTFWLVPVAELGWIYTASAGVLGAWMLFDSVRLLQKPETAMNLFRTSTIYLSLLFAAVWIDVVV; from the coding sequence ATGGATTCCCCGTCTGTCTCGTTTACCGACCCCGACGCGCACCGTTCCGGCTGGCGCGACATAATCGGCGCGTACATTGGTCTGACCAAGCCTCGCATCATCGAGTTGCTGCTCATCACCACCGTTCCGGCAATGGTGCTGGCGGCGCGGGGGTGGCCCGGGACGTGGCTGGTCTTCGCCACGCTGATCGGCGGGACCCTTTCGGCCGGTGGGGCCAACACCCTCAACAACTACATCGATCGCGACATCGATCGGCAGATGAAGAGGACCTCGCGGCGGCCGCTGCCCCGGCATCGGGTCGATCCGCATAGCGCCTTGTGGTTCGGGATCGTTCTCGGAGTCGCCGGGTTCTTCGTGCTGTGGGCGACCTCGAATCTGCTGGCAGCCTCGATCTCCACCGCCGCTCTGTTGTTCTACGTGTTCGTCTACTCGCTCACTCTCAAGCGCATGACTCCGCAGAACATCGTCATCGGCGGGGCGGCGGGGGCTGCACCGGTGCTGGTCGGATGGGCCGCCGTGACCGGCACGCTCGACCTGTCGGCCTGGATCTTGTTTGCGATCGTCTTTTATTGGACCCCGCCTCACTTCTGGGCGCTGGCGCTCAGATACCGGGACGATTACGCAGCCGTGGAGGTACCGATGCTTCCCGTGATCGTCGGACCGCGCAAGACTGCGCAGCAGATCATTGCCTATTCCGCAGTGCTGGTCTTCGTGACCTTCTGGTTGGTCCCGGTGGCGGAGCTGGGTTGGATCTACACCGCCTCCGCCGGGGTACTGGGCGCCTGGATGCTGTTCGATTCGGTCCGTTTGCTGCAGAAGCCGGAAACCGCGATGAACCTGTTCCGGACGTCGACGATCTACCTGTCGCTGTTGTTTGCCGCCGTTTGGATAGACGTCGTCGTCTGA
- a CDS encoding ABC transporter permease, producing MIGRMLFEQGRMELRLTLRRGEAVLLTLIVPVSLLLFFGATNLFEIELGFLVPGLLTLSVMSSALVALAIATGFERKYMVLKRLGATPLPRWVLFAGKMAATLFLEILQLSIILGAARLILDYRPSVSWWALTLAVVLGTCAFGGVAFLLSGTLRAEATLAVVNGLFVAFFGLGGVMFAVENLPRPLAAVADILPAAGLSEAFRWATGFSDSVGHGLWVLMFWAVAAPMLAVRLFSWEEK from the coding sequence ATGATCGGCCGAATGCTCTTCGAGCAGGGAAGAATGGAGCTGCGGCTCACGTTGCGGCGCGGCGAAGCCGTGTTGCTGACGCTGATCGTCCCGGTTTCTCTCCTGTTGTTCTTCGGGGCTACGAACCTGTTCGAGATCGAACTCGGGTTCCTGGTTCCCGGTCTCCTCACGCTTTCGGTGATGTCCTCGGCTCTGGTGGCCCTGGCGATAGCTACCGGCTTCGAGCGCAAATACATGGTGCTCAAGCGTTTGGGTGCCACCCCTCTCCCCCGCTGGGTCCTGTTCGCCGGGAAGATGGCCGCCACTCTGTTCCTGGAGATTCTCCAGCTCTCGATAATCCTGGGTGCGGCGCGGCTCATCCTCGACTACCGGCCGTCCGTCAGTTGGTGGGCGCTGACGCTCGCCGTCGTGCTCGGAACCTGTGCCTTTGGCGGAGTTGCCTTCCTGCTGTCTGGAACCCTGCGCGCGGAAGCGACGCTGGCCGTTGTGAACGGCTTGTTCGTGGCTTTCTTCGGGCTCGGCGGCGTGATGTTCGCAGTCGAAAACCTCCCCCGCCCGCTGGCGGCAGTGGCCGACATCCTGCCCGCAGCCGGATTGTCGGAGGCATTTCGATGGGCCACGGGTTTCTCCGATTCGGTCGGTCACGGCCTGTGGGTGCTCATGTTCTGGGCAGTTGCAGCACCGATGTTGGCAGTTCGCCTATTCAGCTGGGAAGAGAAGTGA
- a CDS encoding ABC transporter ATP-binding protein, with product MPGSIHLDNLTKRYGAFTAVDGLSLDVAVGETYALLGPNGAGKTTTVEILEGLRSADSGTVEVLGLDPISDRTRLQRRIGVMLQEGGVYQGAKAREVLTLFTAYYPGARDTDELLELVGLTEQATTLHRRLSGGEKQRLSLAMALVHSPELVFLDEPTAGMDPVARRTTWEIIERLQADGSTILLTTHFMDEAERLADRVGIVNHGKMVAEGSPAELIHARGDVSFVSYPNLPVQELTQQIGIDVREVRTGFYVVTTDAPTPVLVAQVTAWLAGHDAMITELRVGAGGLEEVFLALTEENNR from the coding sequence GTGCCCGGTTCCATCCACCTCGACAATCTGACCAAGCGCTACGGAGCGTTCACCGCCGTCGACGGCCTCAGCCTCGACGTCGCCGTCGGCGAGACCTACGCGCTGCTCGGCCCGAATGGAGCGGGCAAGACCACCACCGTCGAGATCCTCGAGGGGCTGCGCAGCGCAGATTCCGGCACGGTGGAAGTCCTCGGACTGGATCCGATCTCAGATCGCACCCGGCTGCAACGCCGGATCGGCGTGATGCTGCAGGAAGGCGGGGTCTATCAAGGAGCCAAAGCCCGTGAGGTTCTGACTCTATTCACGGCCTACTACCCGGGTGCCCGGGATACCGACGAGCTTCTCGAACTCGTGGGACTGACCGAGCAGGCGACAACACTGCACAGGCGGTTGTCGGGTGGCGAGAAGCAACGGCTGTCGCTGGCGATGGCCCTGGTCCACTCGCCCGAACTCGTCTTCCTCGATGAGCCGACCGCCGGCATGGACCCGGTCGCACGGCGCACCACCTGGGAGATCATCGAGCGCCTCCAGGCGGACGGCTCGACGATTCTGCTGACCACCCACTTCATGGACGAAGCCGAACGGCTGGCCGACAGAGTTGGGATAGTCAATCACGGCAAGATGGTGGCCGAGGGGTCGCCGGCGGAACTGATCCATGCCCGTGGCGACGTGTCGTTCGTCTCCTACCCGAACCTCCCCGTCCAGGAGCTGACCCAACAGATCGGCATAGACGTCCGCGAGGTACGCACCGGTTTCTACGTCGTGACCACCGACGCACCGACGCCGGTTCTCGTGGCTCAGGTGACTGCGTGGCTTGCCGGCCATGACGCCATGATCACCGAGTTGCGGGTTGGAGCCGGTGGACTCGAGGAAGTGTTCCTCGCGCTGACCGAGGAGAACAACCGATGA
- a CDS encoding alpha/beta fold hydrolase — MLKRVLLPALLVMGVARLMPEVLKRTLAPPQREQPHTPADLGLPEEEVELVSRNGTRLKGWFLPVAGRSPAVIVLHGWGANASLMLPLAPHLHRAGFHALFLDARNHGRSEHDDFVSMPRFAEDLDVAIEWLRERKDVSSIGVIGHSVGAGAAILAASRTDQINAVVSVSAFAHPGEAMAEGPPFSFLPGPMQRSLFRTMERTIGFRFDDIAPRERVALVDAPVMLVHGGADTTVTPRHFEELARRVPDAETLFVEDAAHASLDAFEPHMHRILGFLAEHLR; from the coding sequence ATGCTCAAACGTGTACTCCTCCCCGCCCTGCTCGTGATGGGGGTGGCGAGGCTCATGCCCGAGGTGCTCAAGCGCACGCTCGCCCCTCCGCAACGGGAGCAGCCGCATACGCCGGCCGATCTCGGCCTCCCCGAGGAGGAAGTCGAGTTGGTGAGCAGGAACGGGACCCGCCTCAAGGGCTGGTTCCTGCCGGTTGCCGGCAGGTCGCCCGCAGTGATCGTTCTCCACGGATGGGGTGCCAATGCTTCTCTGATGTTGCCGCTTGCACCACATCTCCACCGTGCCGGTTTCCATGCTTTGTTCCTGGATGCTCGCAATCACGGTCGGAGCGAGCACGACGATTTCGTTTCGATGCCGAGATTCGCCGAGGATCTCGACGTGGCGATCGAATGGCTGCGTGAGAGGAAGGACGTGTCGTCCATCGGTGTGATCGGCCATTCCGTGGGAGCCGGCGCCGCCATCCTTGCGGCGTCGCGGACCGACCAGATAAACGCAGTGGTTTCCGTCTCGGCATTTGCGCATCCCGGGGAGGCCATGGCCGAAGGTCCCCCCTTCAGCTTCCTACCCGGTCCGATGCAGCGAAGCCTGTTTCGCACCATGGAGAGAACGATCGGGTTCCGATTCGACGACATCGCCCCGCGCGAGCGGGTGGCTCTCGTCGATGCACCGGTAATGCTCGTGCACGGAGGGGCAGACACCACCGTTACCCCCCGGCACTTCGAGGAATTGGCCCGCCGTGTCCCCGACGCGGAGACCCTCTTCGTCGAGGATGCCGCACATGCCTCGTTGGACGCATTCGAGCCTCACATGCATCGGATCCTGGGGTTCCTCGCCGAACACCTCAGGTAG
- a CDS encoding bifunctional 3-deoxy-7-phosphoheptulonate synthase/chorismate mutase has protein sequence MIRKAERSETGSPNTIVEVGEVRFGHDPFPVIAGPCVIESEAQITETAEVVAAAGASVLRAGTSVAGASPYEFRGLGSEGLRMLRAAGDAVGLPVVTQVIEPAGVPEAVELADMIEIGAGNMQNFELLREVGQQSRPVLLKRGPSATVDEWLWAAEYILAEGNDQVVLCERGIRTFTDDDTLDISSVPIVKERTHLPVIVLPSHSAGSRARVVPLAMAAQGVGADGLCVEVHPTPESALVNVSGQLAAPEFTQLMEALGINRMRKAIDLVDRDIVRALSRRRDLALEIGRVKAERGMSVRSPAREAELIEIIREEAVLQNLDPEQVEAVFQVILAGSRAEQRRLRSVGEL, from the coding sequence ATGATTCGCAAAGCTGAACGCAGTGAAACGGGCTCACCCAACACGATCGTGGAGGTCGGCGAGGTGCGGTTCGGTCATGACCCGTTTCCCGTCATCGCCGGGCCCTGTGTCATCGAGAGCGAGGCCCAGATAACGGAGACCGCGGAGGTAGTGGCGGCGGCCGGCGCGTCGGTTCTACGAGCGGGAACTTCAGTCGCAGGGGCCTCCCCATATGAGTTCCGCGGCCTGGGGAGCGAAGGGTTGAGGATGCTCCGTGCCGCCGGTGACGCGGTCGGGCTTCCGGTTGTGACCCAGGTGATCGAGCCGGCAGGCGTGCCGGAAGCGGTTGAACTCGCCGACATGATCGAAATCGGTGCAGGCAACATGCAGAACTTCGAGTTGCTGCGTGAAGTGGGTCAGCAGAGCCGGCCGGTGTTGTTGAAGCGTGGCCCGTCGGCAACCGTCGACGAATGGCTGTGGGCCGCCGAGTACATTCTGGCCGAGGGAAACGACCAGGTTGTGCTGTGCGAGCGCGGAATCCGGACGTTCACCGATGACGACACTCTCGACATCAGCTCCGTTCCGATCGTGAAGGAACGCACGCATTTGCCGGTGATCGTGCTGCCGAGCCACTCGGCAGGCAGCCGGGCACGTGTCGTTCCCCTGGCGATGGCCGCGCAGGGCGTCGGCGCCGACGGACTGTGCGTGGAGGTGCACCCGACTCCGGAGTCTGCCCTGGTCAATGTCTCCGGCCAGCTGGCGGCTCCCGAGTTCACGCAGCTGATGGAAGCGCTGGGAATCAATCGGATGAGGAAGGCGATCGACCTCGTGGACCGCGACATCGTCCGAGCTCTGTCACGACGACGTGATCTCGCTCTGGAGATCGGTCGTGTCAAAGCCGAGCGCGGGATGTCCGTGCGCTCGCCGGCTCGCGAGGCGGAACTCATTGAGATCATCCGCGAAGAGGCGGTCCTGCAGAACCTGGACCCGGAACAGGTCGAAGCCGTCTTCCAGGTGATACTCGCCGGATCCCGTGCCGAGCAACGCCGCCTCCGCTCGGTTGGTGAGCTCTAG
- a CDS encoding universal stress protein, whose protein sequence is MKLLLATDGSETAEAATDFVAGFPFPVGSEVRIVTVIASVLRDQEIAALTPEQWSTFETARGERAEEAAENLSRTAAVLTAAGLNVSTEILSGHPADEIIAESDTQEVDLIVVGSHGTTGFRRFLLGSVSNQVLQSATRSVLIVRKAEEGCEGGRAGPPAADGHPWRLLIGYDGSEPSDAAVDFCRKLDLGGRAEVRLLAVLPMVHMFRQDIRQEMDLIWQKKKESEKAALEAAADRLRREITNVTTELVEAADVSDALLAAGDASAADLIVLGHKGKGAVERFLLGSVTPRVAHHSCRSVLAVR, encoded by the coding sequence ATGAAATTGCTGCTGGCAACCGACGGGTCGGAAACGGCGGAGGCCGCCACTGATTTCGTCGCCGGATTTCCGTTCCCCGTTGGTTCAGAGGTGCGAATCGTAACGGTGATCGCAAGTGTGCTTCGCGACCAGGAGATCGCCGCCCTCACCCCGGAACAGTGGAGCACTTTCGAGACTGCCAGAGGTGAGAGGGCCGAGGAGGCAGCAGAGAACCTCTCTCGAACTGCGGCCGTGCTGACCGCCGCCGGCCTGAACGTCTCGACCGAGATACTTTCCGGCCATCCTGCCGACGAGATCATCGCCGAATCCGACACTCAGGAAGTCGACCTCATCGTCGTCGGTTCGCACGGCACCACCGGCTTCAGACGTTTCCTGCTCGGCAGTGTCTCGAATCAGGTGCTGCAATCTGCAACGAGGAGCGTGCTGATCGTTCGAAAAGCGGAGGAAGGGTGTGAGGGAGGTCGCGCCGGCCCGCCGGCTGCCGACGGGCATCCCTGGCGGTTGCTGATCGGATACGACGGGTCGGAGCCGTCTGACGCAGCCGTCGACTTCTGCCGCAAGCTGGACCTCGGCGGTCGGGCCGAGGTGAGGTTGCTTGCGGTGCTCCCGATGGTCCACATGTTCCGTCAGGATATTCGACAAGAGATGGACTTGATCTGGCAGAAGAAGAAGGAGTCGGAGAAGGCGGCACTCGAAGCGGCGGCCGACCGGCTGCGCCGCGAAATCACCAATGTGACGACCGAACTTGTCGAGGCAGCCGACGTCAGCGATGCCCTCCTCGCCGCCGGTGATGCGTCGGCGGCCGACCTGATCGTTTTGGGTCACAAGGGAAAAGGAGCCGTCGAGCGATTCCTGCTGGGTTCGGTGACGCCGAGAGTCGCTCACCACTCCTGCCGCTCGGTACTGGCAGTCAGATAG